In Osmerus eperlanus chromosome 17, fOsmEpe2.1, whole genome shotgun sequence, a single genomic region encodes these proteins:
- the LOC134037481 gene encoding E3 ubiquitin-protein ligase TRIM39-like isoform X1 — protein sequence MASCRSLLSEDQFHCSVCLDVFTDPVSILCGHNFCKACITKYWNNCDLFQCPMCKLTFDNRPDLYVNTFISEMAAQFRKSEPLKDTINPDLRPTKPEVSCDYCTSTKLKALKSCLVCLASYCETHLEPHQRVAALKKHKLIDPVENLEDRMCQKHERPLELFCRTDQICVCRFCTETDHKTHDTVPLEEECQVKKTQMKKTEGDMQQMIQERLEKVQEIKLSVESSKRDAKRDISDSVQVFTALVRSIERSQAEFIEVIEEKQKAAEKQAEGLIKDLEQEITELKRRSTELEQLSHTEDHLHLLQSFPSLSTPPHTKDWSEISVHSGVSVGAVRRAVSQLEETLNKEMEKLSDTELKRIQQYAVDVTLDPDTACPYLILSEDGKHVRDGDIEQDLPDNPERFDSCSCVLGKQGFSSGRFYYELQVEGKMEWGLGVVRESINRKGEITLSPEYGYWTVWLRNGDKYEALAGPPVLLSLKQKPQKVGVFVDYEEGLVSFYDVEARSHIYSFTGCKFTEKLYPYLSTDCDYVDDAPLIITPVTH from the coding sequence ATGGCTTCCTGCAGGAGTCTCCTGTCTGAAGATCAGTTCcattgttctgtctgtctggatgtgttcacTGATCCTGTCTCTATTCTATGTGGACACAACTTCTGCAAAGCCTGTATCACCAAGTACTGGAATAACTGTGACCTGTTTCAATGTCCCATGTGTAAATTGACTTTTGATAATAGACCAGATCTCTATGTCAACACTTTCATCTCTGAGATGGCGGCTCAGTTCAGAAAGTCAGAACCACTGAAAGATACCATCAATCCAGACCTGCGTCCTACTAAACCTGAAGTGTCATGTGACTACTGTACCAGTACCAAACTCAAAGCCCTGAAGTCCTGTCTGGTTTGTCTGGCCTCttactgtgagactcacctggaacctcatcagagagttgcagccttgaagaaacacaagctgatcgaccctgtggagaacctggaggacaggatgtgtcagaagcatgagagacccctggagctgttctgtaggactgaccAGATATGTGTGTGTCGTTTCTGCACTGAGACGGACCACAAGACCCATGACACTGTTCCTCTAGAGGAGGAGTGTCAAGTGAAGAAGACTCAGAtgaagaagacagagggagacatgcagcagatgatccaggagagactggagaaggTTCAGGAGATCAAACTCTCAGTAGAGAGCAGCAAGAGAGATGCCAAGAGAGATATATCAGACAGTGTTCAGGTCTTCACTGCTCTGGTGCGCTCCATTGAGAGAAGCCAGGCTGAATTCATTGAggtgattgaggagaagcagaaagcagcagagaaacaggctgaagggttGATTAAagatctggagcaggagatcactgagctgaagaggagaagcactgagctggagcagctctcacacactgaggaccacctccacctgctccagagcttcccatccctgagcacccctccacacaccaaggactggtctgagatcagtgtcCACAGTGGTGTGAGCgtgggggcagtgaggagagctgtgtctcagctggaggagacactcaataaagagatggagaagctgTCTGACACTGAACTGAAGAGGATTCAGCAGTATGCAGTGGATGTGACTCTGGACCCTGATACAGCATGTCCCTACCTTatcttgtctgaagatgggAAACacgtgagagatggagacataGAGCAGGATCTCCCTGACAATCCAGAGAGGTTTGATAGTTGTTCCTGTGTCCTGGGAAagcagggcttctcctcagggaGGTTCTACTATGAGTTGCAGGTTGAGGGGAAAATGGAATGGGGTCTGGGAGTGGTCAGAGAGTCCATCAACAGAAAGGGGGAGATCACTCTAAGTCCTGAGTATGGATACTGGACAGTATGGCTGAGGAATGGAGATAAGTATGAAGCTCTGGCtggcccccctgtcctcctctccctgaaacagaagccccagaaggtgggggtgtttgtggactATGAGGAGGGTCTGGTCTCCTTTTATGATGTGGAGGCCAGGTCTCATATCTACTCTTTCACTggctgcaaattcactgagaaACTATATCCATACCTCAGTACTGATTGTGATTATGTAGATGACGCCCCTTTGATCATCACTCCTGTCACACACTGA